The Virgibacillus dokdonensis genome includes a window with the following:
- a CDS encoding PepSY domain-containing protein, producing MKKKLGIIIGTIAGAAILGTGVYYSNADEATPKLDGDKIKSMVQEQYDGQITEFELETDRHKAVYEVEVTNKNVEYDLELDGDSGEVLKENKKEINQTKNGNSEQAQINAVKEELISMEEAKSIAKKQFDGKVMSMELDEDDNQFIYEIELRNGKKEAEFEIHAENGEILKQEIEIEDDHDY from the coding sequence ATGAAAAAGAAATTAGGGATTATTATCGGAACAATAGCTGGTGCTGCGATTTTGGGTACTGGAGTATATTATTCTAATGCAGATGAAGCAACCCCAAAGCTGGATGGAGATAAAATTAAGAGTATGGTGCAAGAACAATACGATGGTCAAATCACTGAATTTGAATTAGAGACGGATCGCCATAAAGCAGTGTATGAAGTGGAAGTAACAAACAAAAATGTGGAATATGATTTAGAGCTTGATGGGGACAGCGGAGAAGTGTTGAAAGAAAACAAAAAGGAAATCAATCAAACGAAAAATGGGAATAGCGAACAAGCGCAAATAAATGCAGTTAAAGAAGAGTTGATATCTATGGAAGAAGCGAAAAGCATTGCCAAGAAACAATTTGATGGCAAAGTAATGAGCATGGAACTAGATGAAGATGATAACCAATTTATTTATGAAATAGAGCTTAGAAATGGAAAGAAAGAAGCGGAATTTGAGATTCATGCTGAAAATGGAGAAATTCTGAAGCAAGAAATTGAAATAGAGGATGATCATGACTATTAG